One part of the Deltaproteobacteria bacterium genome encodes these proteins:
- a CDS encoding ATP-binding cassette domain-containing protein: protein MANQNNDPVKIIFSMSRVSRIHPPKKQVLKDISLGFYYGAKIGVLGLNGSGKSSLLKIIAGVDKDYMGEISFAKGYTVGFLEQEPVLDPNKTVKEVVSEGASETVKLLKEFEEINNRFAEPMSDAEMKKLLAKQAAVQEKLDQANAWELDSQLELAMDALRCPPTDMKVANISGGEKRRVALCRLLLQSPDVLLLDEPTNHLDAELVYWLERHLKDYKGTVIAVTHDRYFLDNVAGWILELDRGYGIPWKGNYSSWLEQKEARLAKEEKSEDKRIKTLQRELEWIRQSPSARRSKSKARITNYENLLKAENEKLADDIEIYIPPGPRLGSTVIEAQNVSKAYG, encoded by the coding sequence ATGGCGAACCAGAATAATGATCCGGTGAAAATTATCTTTTCGATGAGTCGCGTCAGCCGGATTCATCCTCCTAAAAAACAGGTTTTGAAGGACATTTCGCTTGGCTTTTATTACGGCGCCAAGATCGGTGTGTTGGGGCTTAACGGTTCCGGCAAAAGTTCTCTTCTGAAAATTATCGCGGGCGTTGACAAAGACTACATGGGTGAGATCAGTTTTGCGAAGGGATATACCGTCGGATTTTTGGAACAGGAGCCGGTTCTCGACCCGAATAAAACAGTCAAAGAAGTTGTATCGGAGGGTGCTAGCGAGACGGTAAAACTTCTCAAAGAATTTGAAGAAATCAATAACCGTTTTGCCGAACCGATGTCGGATGCAGAGATGAAAAAACTGCTCGCAAAACAGGCGGCGGTTCAGGAAAAGCTCGATCAGGCAAATGCTTGGGAATTGGATAGTCAACTGGAATTGGCGATGGATGCTTTGCGCTGTCCTCCGACGGACATGAAGGTGGCCAACATTTCCGGCGGTGAGAAAAGACGCGTGGCTCTTTGCCGCCTTCTACTTCAGTCTCCCGATGTGCTTCTTCTCGATGAACCGACCAATCATCTCGACGCCGAATTGGTCTACTGGCTTGAACGTCATCTCAAAGATTACAAGGGCACTGTCATCGCCGTTACCCACGACCGCTATTTTCTCGACAATGTAGCCGGCTGGATTTTGGAACTCGACCGCGGTTATGGAATTCCGTGGAAGGGAAATTATTCTTCATGGTTGGAACAAAAAGAGGCGCGTCTTGCCAAAGAGGAAAAATCGGAAGACAAGCGCATCAAAACTTTGCAGAGAGAGTTGGAGTGGATTCGCCAATCTCCTTCGGCCCGCAGAAGCAAGAGCAAAGCCCGTATCACCAATTACGAAAATTTACTTAAAGCGGAGAATGAAAAATTGGCCGATGATATTGAAATTTATATTCCGCCCGGACCAAGACTTGGCAGTACCGTGATTGAAGCCCAAAATGTTTCGAAGGCTTATGGC
- a CDS encoding ORF6N domain-containing protein, giving the protein MTDLVPIERIEQTILIIRGHKVILDADLATLYGVSIKRLNEQVKRNVERFPEDFMFVLSSKEMEELVANCDRFKNLKHSTVLPYAFTEHGTIMVANVLKSARAVLVSIQVIRAFVHLREILNGNRELARKLNELEKKYDYQFKIVFDAIRELMTPPIKPKRPIGFNP; this is encoded by the coding sequence ATGACGGATCTCGTTCCCATAGAGCGAATTGAACAGACAATCCTTATCATTCGTGGACATAAAGTGATTTTGGATGCGGATTTGGCAACGCTCTATGGAGTTTCAATAAAACGGCTCAATGAACAGGTGAAACGAAATGTGGAGCGGTTTCCTGAAGACTTCATGTTTGTTCTCTCTTCAAAAGAAATGGAGGAACTGGTCGCAAATTGCGACCGGTTCAAAAACCTTAAACATTCCACCGTATTGCCTTATGCTTTTACCGAGCATGGAACGATTATGGTGGCTAATGTGCTCAAAAGTGCCAGGGCTGTTTTGGTTAGCATTCAGGTGATACGGGCCTTTGTTCATTTGCGCGAAATATTAAATGGCAACCGAGAGCTTGCACGGAAGTTAAATGAGCTGGAGAAAAAATATGACTATCAATTTAAAATTGTCTTCGATGCCATCCGTGAACTAATGACTCCGCCAATTAAACCGAAACGTCCGATTGGATTTAATCCCTGA
- a CDS encoding elongation factor G, with amino-acid sequence MADIEKVRNIGISAHIDSGKTTLTERILYYTKKIHKIEEVRGKSGVGATMDFMDLEREKGITIQSAATYCEWKKNVINIIDTPGHVDFTIEVERALRVLDGAILVLCSVSGVQSQSITVDRQMTRYHVPRIAFVNKMDRAGADPFRVTNQLRDKLGHNAHLITLPIGAEDKFQGVVDLVEMKAWYFDGDNGENIRIEEIPADLVSKAKEYRHELVAAMGDFDDDVAHLYLDDKGVPADLLHKAIRKATLTLKFIPVMCGSAYKNKGVQLLLDAVCHYLPNPTEAINEAHDQNKNEEKVILESNPDKPFVGLAFKLEDGRFGQLTYMRIYQGKISKGEFIVNSVNQKKVKIPRLVRMHADEMNEITSASAGDIVAMFGVECASGDTFTDGTVRYTMTSMHVPDPVISLAVAPKDKATSANFSKALNRFSREDPTFRVHRDEESAQTIISGMGELHLEIYTERMKREYACEVVAGKPQVAFRETITQKTDFLYQHKKQTGGAGQYAKIAGYFEPLPSDAVETYEFVDEIVGGKIPREYIPACDKGFQEQLKKGLLIGFPVVGVRVVINDGAYHDVDSSEMAFKICAQTAVREFYSKCKPVVLEPIMRLQTQAPEEFQGSVVGQINQRRGMIVSTGTANKYVQVDAEVPLTEMFGYSTDLRSCTQGKGEFQMEFLKYAPVPFSVQEELVKKYQEKRAAENK; translated from the coding sequence ATGGCAGACATTGAAAAAGTCAGGAATATCGGTATTTCAGCACACATCGACTCAGGGAAAACCACCTTGACCGAACGTATTCTCTACTACACCAAAAAAATTCATAAAATTGAGGAGGTCCGCGGCAAATCTGGCGTTGGCGCCACCATGGACTTTATGGATCTGGAAAGAGAAAAGGGAATCACGATCCAATCCGCCGCCACCTATTGCGAATGGAAAAAAAATGTCATCAACATCATTGATACCCCCGGACACGTCGATTTTACGATTGAAGTGGAACGCGCCTTGCGTGTTTTGGATGGCGCCATTCTTGTTTTGTGTTCCGTTTCCGGAGTGCAGAGTCAGTCGATCACGGTGGACCGCCAAATGACTCGCTATCATGTTCCGCGTATCGCTTTCGTCAACAAAATGGACAGGGCCGGTGCCGATCCGTTTCGCGTAACGAACCAACTCCGCGATAAGCTGGGACACAACGCCCATCTGATTACCCTTCCCATCGGCGCGGAAGACAAATTTCAGGGCGTCGTTGATCTGGTTGAAATGAAGGCTTGGTATTTTGATGGCGATAACGGAGAAAATATCCGCATTGAAGAAATTCCAGCGGATCTTGTTTCCAAAGCCAAAGAATATCGCCACGAACTCGTTGCCGCGATGGGTGATTTTGATGATGATGTGGCCCATCTTTATTTGGATGACAAAGGCGTCCCAGCCGATCTTCTTCATAAGGCCATCCGCAAAGCCACACTAACCCTTAAATTTATTCCGGTGATGTGCGGTTCGGCCTACAAAAACAAAGGAGTGCAGTTGTTGCTGGATGCGGTCTGTCACTATCTGCCCAATCCTACTGAAGCCATCAACGAGGCCCACGATCAAAATAAAAACGAAGAGAAAGTTATTTTGGAATCAAATCCCGACAAACCGTTTGTGGGACTCGCTTTCAAACTGGAAGACGGACGTTTTGGACAATTAACCTACATGCGTATTTATCAGGGGAAAATTTCCAAGGGAGAGTTTATCGTCAATTCCGTCAACCAAAAGAAAGTTAAAATTCCGCGTCTGGTGCGCATGCACGCCGACGAAATGAACGAAATCACCTCCGCCAGTGCCGGCGATATCGTCGCCATGTTCGGTGTGGAGTGTGCTTCCGGAGATACTTTCACCGATGGAACGGTCCGCTACACCATGACCTCCATGCATGTGCCGGATCCCGTGATTTCTTTGGCTGTCGCTCCCAAAGACAAGGCAACTTCGGCCAACTTTTCAAAAGCTTTGAACCGTTTTTCAAGAGAAGACCCAACTTTCCGCGTTCATCGTGATGAAGAAAGCGCGCAGACAATTATTTCAGGAATGGGTGAATTGCATCTGGAAATTTACACCGAACGTATGAAGCGCGAATACGCCTGCGAAGTGGTCGCCGGAAAACCGCAGGTGGCCTTCCGTGAAACAATCACGCAGAAAACAGATTTCCTGTATCAGCACAAAAAACAAACCGGTGGTGCGGGTCAATACGCTAAAATCGCCGGATATTTCGAACCGCTTCCTTCGGACGCCGTTGAGACCTATGAATTTGTCGACGAGATCGTCGGTGGAAAAATTCCGCGCGAATATATTCCGGCCTGCGACAAAGGCTTTCAGGAACAACTCAAAAAGGGTTTGCTTATCGGATTTCCTGTGGTGGGTGTGCGCGTCGTTATCAACGACGGTGCCTATCACGACGTTGACTCTTCCGAAATGGCGTTCAAAATCTGCGCCCAGACCGCCGTGCGTGAATTTTACAGCAAATGCAAACCGGTCGTATTGGAACCCATCATGCGTCTGCAAACGCAGGCTCCCGAAGAATTTCAGGGCTCTGTGGTGGGACAAATCAACCAGCGCAGGGGTATGATTGTCAGCACCGGTACTGCCAACAAATATGTACAGGTCGATGCCGAGGTGCCTCTGACTGAAATGTTTGGTTACTCCACCGACCTTCGAAGTTGCACACAAGGCAAGGGCGAATTCCAGATGGAGTTTCTGAAATACGCCCCCGTGCCATTCAGCGTCCAAGAAGAACTGGTCAAGAAATACCAAGAAAAACGGGCCGCCGAAAACAAATGA
- a CDS encoding DUF4442 domain-containing protein yields MTNWKATWKLWVFGFFKIPLLFFVKPRVVCETTEEVEIKIPLKRRTRNHLGVMYIGALVVGADCAAGLMALNEAEKSGEKIALLFKDFKANFLKRAESDVHFICRDGEKIRQQVQEAIQSKQRINLPVHVTATTPKISGEEPVAIFELTLSLKKCRGKVA; encoded by the coding sequence TTGACCAACTGGAAAGCCACTTGGAAATTGTGGGTGTTTGGATTTTTTAAAATTCCTCTTTTGTTTTTTGTGAAACCCAGAGTCGTATGTGAAACAACAGAAGAAGTGGAAATTAAAATTCCCCTTAAACGCAGAACACGCAATCATCTTGGGGTTATGTATATTGGGGCACTGGTTGTTGGCGCCGATTGCGCCGCAGGACTCATGGCGCTCAATGAAGCGGAAAAAAGCGGTGAGAAAATCGCCCTGCTCTTCAAAGATTTCAAAGCCAATTTTTTAAAACGTGCGGAAAGCGATGTTCACTTCATTTGTCGCGATGGAGAAAAAATCAGACAGCAAGTCCAAGAAGCCATTCAAAGCAAACAACGTATCAACCTCCCCGTTCACGTCACCGCAACAACCCCAAAAATTTCTGGCGAAGAACCGGTCGCAATATTTGAATTAACATTGTCCCTGAAAAAATGTAGAGGAAAAGTTGCGTGA